The following are from one region of the Silene latifolia isolate original U9 population chromosome 9, ASM4854445v1, whole genome shotgun sequence genome:
- the LOC141602628 gene encoding uncharacterized protein LOC141602628, translated as MIRDCDTDRSSLHLVYERWEGMSFKVKEAIYKHEHKCASEESTFFKVVESILTSRWSKTSTPLHSLAHSLVPRFYTQKWLDEIPGRVAPHVDNEVSSSRLSCFRRLFPCADDRRKANTEYAIFLRRDHDIFKDLECVEDMSLMEAKHWWATYGSIAPNLQGLAFKLLGQPSSSSCSERNWSIYKFIHSCTRNRLTPKRAKDLVRIHNNLRLLSRNSEEYIKGRTKMWDVGGDEHANLDEVGCLDVANLSLDEPDMEMMLFGDDGEIGDFGELDDRTSGNDA; from the exons atgataagagattgtgATACGGATAGGTCTTCACTTCATTTGGTATATGAGAGGTGGGAGGGTATGTCTTTCAAGGTCAAAGAGGCTATATACAAGCATGAGCATAAGTGTGCAAGTGAAGAGTCCACTTTTTTCAAGGTGGTGGAAAGCATTCTTACAAGTCGTTGGAGTAAAACTAGCACTCCTCTACATAGCTTGGCACATTCTTTGGTTCCAAG GTTCTACACTCAAAAGTGGCTTGATGAAATTCCCGGTCGAGTTGCTCCACATGTTGATAATGAAGTCTCGTCTTCAAGATTGTCTTGTTTTAGGAGACTTTTTCCATGTGCGGATGATAGAAGAAAAGCCAACACCGAGTATGCCATCTTTTTGAGAAGAGATCATGACATTTTTAAAGACTTGGAATGTGTAGAAGACATGTCTCTAATGGAAGCAAAGCATTGGTGGGCTACTTATGGTTCCATTGCTCCTAATCTTCAAGGTTTGGCATTCAAGTTGTTAGGCcaaccttcttcttcttcttgtagtGAAAGAAATTGGAGCATCTACAAGTTTATTCACTCTTGTACTAGAAACAGACTTACTCCAAAACGAGCCAAAGACTTGGTAAGAATTCATAATAATTTACGCTTACTTTCTAGAAATAGTGAAGAGTATATCAAGGGAAGAACCAAGATGTGGGATGTTGGTGGAGATGAGCATGCTAATCTTGATGAAGTTGGTTGTCTTGATGTGGCTAATCTCTCCCTTGATGAGCCTGACATGGAAATGATGCTCTTTGGTGATGATGGTGAGATTGGTGACTTTGGTGAGTTAGATGATCGTACATCGGGTAATGATGCTTGA